In the genome of Rhizobium etli 8C-3, one region contains:
- the mobA gene encoding molybdenum cofactor guanylyltransferase MobA: MADFSLHNTNIPGVILAGGRSTRMGQDKARVMLGGHSLLDHAITRLAPQVSTIAVNADSEPQCGLRFIPDIVPGKAGPMAGIHAAMAHAATFADVSHVVTVSIDSPFFPAELVADFVAVIDSPAKIAIAASEGRPHPVFGLWPVSLRDELADWIATDEKRRVRDFLLRHDVAEVAFPLHPTRASLLDPFFNINTPDDLVEAERWLQVLS; this comes from the coding sequence ATGGCCGATTTTTCCCTGCACAACACCAACATTCCCGGCGTCATCCTTGCCGGCGGCCGCTCGACGCGCATGGGGCAGGACAAGGCCCGCGTCATGCTCGGCGGCCACTCACTGCTCGATCATGCCATCACGCGGCTGGCCCCGCAGGTCTCCACAATTGCAGTGAATGCCGACAGTGAGCCGCAATGCGGCCTGCGCTTCATTCCCGATATTGTCCCTGGCAAAGCGGGGCCGATGGCCGGCATCCATGCTGCAATGGCGCATGCGGCCACGTTTGCGGACGTCAGCCATGTGGTGACCGTTTCGATCGACAGCCCCTTCTTTCCGGCAGAGCTCGTCGCGGATTTCGTCGCCGTAATCGATTCCCCGGCAAAGATCGCTATCGCCGCCTCCGAAGGCCGCCCTCATCCCGTCTTCGGCCTTTGGCCGGTTTCGCTGAGGGACGAGCTCGCCGACTGGATCGCAACGGACGAAAAGCGGCGCGTGCGCGACTTCCTGTTACGCCACGACGTTGCGGAAGTTGCCTTCCCGCTGCATCCGACGCGCGCCAGCCTGCTCGACCCTTTTTTCAACATCAACACGCCGGACGACTTGGTGGAAGCCGAGCGCTGGCTGCAGGTGCTGTCATGA
- a CDS encoding ABC transporter permease has translation MSYAQTLIPPQPAPKEIVKPITGTRVVGSLLVLLWALLAASLIYMVIAGWDVDKFARYGPRYLHGLMTTIILVTISVIFGAALSLPLAFARMSKNRIISTLAYCYVYVFRGTPLLAQLFLIYYGLGGFRAHLEAAGLWWFFRDAWYCGLFSMTLNTAAYQAEILRGAIESVPRGQHEAASALGIHKAVAFRKIVLPQALIVALRPYGNEIILLIKGSAVVAIITVLDLMGETRYAFSRTFDYQTYLWAAIFYLSMVEALRHFWNWIERRLTRHLKR, from the coding sequence ATGAGCTATGCGCAAACCCTCATTCCGCCGCAGCCGGCGCCGAAGGAAATCGTCAAGCCGATAACGGGCACGCGCGTCGTCGGCTCGCTCCTCGTCCTGCTGTGGGCGCTGCTTGCCGCAAGCCTGATCTACATGGTGATCGCCGGCTGGGACGTGGACAAGTTCGCGCGCTACGGTCCGCGCTACCTGCACGGACTGATGACGACGATCATCCTGGTGACGATCTCCGTGATCTTCGGCGCGGCACTTTCCCTGCCGCTCGCCTTCGCGCGCATGTCGAAGAACAGGATCATCAGCACGCTTGCCTATTGTTACGTCTACGTCTTCCGCGGCACGCCGCTCCTGGCACAGCTCTTTCTGATCTACTACGGCCTCGGCGGCTTTCGCGCGCATCTCGAAGCCGCCGGTCTGTGGTGGTTCTTCCGCGACGCCTGGTATTGCGGTCTCTTCTCGATGACGCTCAATACCGCCGCCTATCAGGCCGAAATCCTGCGCGGCGCCATCGAAAGTGTGCCGCGCGGCCAACACGAGGCAGCCTCAGCACTCGGCATTCACAAGGCCGTCGCCTTCCGCAAGATCGTTCTGCCGCAGGCGCTCATCGTGGCGCTGCGCCCCTACGGCAATGAAATCATCCTGCTGATCAAGGGCTCTGCCGTCGTCGCCATCATCACAGTGCTCGATCTGATGGGCGAAACCCGCTACGCCTTTTCGCGCACCTTCGACTACCAGACCTATCTCTGGGCTGCGATCTTCTATCTTTCGATGGTTGAGGCGCTTCGACATTTCTGGAACTGGATCGAGCGCCGCCTGACACGGCATCTGAAGCGCTGA
- a CDS encoding SDR family oxidoreductase, which yields MNSLNGKIAIVSGASAGIGRAAAKLFAAEGAKLVVTARRQAELGTLVEEIEADGGQAVAVAGDIRDEELHRFLVETASRRFGGLDIAFNNAGGTGAYCALGNISLGDWRDTVDLNLTSGFLAAKHQAPAMIERGGGSVIFTSTFVGHTAGMPGMGAYAAAKAGLMGLVQVLAVELGPKNVRVNALLPGGVDTQANPINFKDAAPQTIAFVKGLHALKRVAQPEEIAKAALFLGSDMASFVTGSTMLADGGVSINRT from the coding sequence ATGAACAGCCTGAATGGAAAAATCGCAATCGTCAGTGGTGCCAGTGCCGGTATCGGCCGCGCCGCAGCCAAGCTCTTTGCCGCCGAGGGAGCGAAACTTGTCGTCACAGCACGGCGGCAGGCGGAATTGGGGACGCTCGTCGAGGAGATCGAGGCGGACGGCGGACAGGCGGTTGCCGTTGCAGGCGATATACGCGACGAGGAACTGCATCGATTTCTCGTGGAAACGGCGTCAAGGCGGTTCGGAGGCCTCGACATCGCTTTCAACAATGCGGGCGGCACTGGCGCCTATTGCGCGCTTGGCAATATCTCGCTCGGCGATTGGCGCGATACCGTCGACCTCAACCTGACAAGCGGATTTCTTGCCGCCAAGCATCAGGCGCCGGCGATGATTGAACGCGGCGGCGGGTCTGTCATCTTCACCTCGACCTTCGTCGGCCACACGGCAGGCATGCCCGGCATGGGCGCTTATGCGGCGGCGAAGGCGGGGCTGATGGGGCTCGTGCAGGTCCTGGCGGTTGAATTGGGGCCGAAGAATGTGCGCGTGAACGCATTGCTTCCTGGGGGCGTCGACACGCAGGCAAATCCGATCAACTTCAAGGACGCCGCTCCGCAGACGATCGCATTCGTCAAGGGTTTACACGCGCTGAAGCGGGTCGCCCAGCCGGAAGAGATCGCCAAGGCGGCGCTTTTTCTGGGCTCGGACATGGCAAGCTTTGTCACCGGTTCGACAATGCTCGCCGACGGCGGCGTTTCGATCAATCGCACGTAG
- a CDS encoding ABC transporter permease has translation MGGLFSAPGSFWAWIGYIFDPLCGPSGVFTWFGQSTILACGNAGWGDEIALGLKTTVSVALLTLPVGLIIGFFVALGQQSEERSVRVASGIYTTIFRGLPELLTLFIIYYGLQILIQSVLTSFGYEQRVEINAFVAGMIALSVVFSAYCAEVLLSAFRAIPRGQYEAGYALGLHHGRTLGLIVLPQLVRIALPGLTNLWMILLKDTSYVSIIGLADILRQTGVAVRVTKQAFFFYIIACGLYLALAIISSIGLSYIERWAKRSEARR, from the coding sequence ATGGGCGGATTGTTTTCCGCGCCGGGCTCGTTCTGGGCCTGGATAGGATATATCTTTGATCCGCTCTGCGGACCTTCCGGCGTTTTCACCTGGTTCGGGCAATCGACCATTCTCGCCTGTGGCAATGCAGGCTGGGGCGACGAAATCGCGCTCGGCCTGAAGACCACCGTGAGCGTGGCGCTTTTGACGCTTCCCGTCGGCCTCATCATCGGCTTCTTTGTCGCGCTGGGCCAGCAATCGGAAGAAAGGTCGGTGCGCGTTGCATCGGGCATCTATACCACGATCTTCCGCGGCCTGCCCGAACTCCTGACCCTCTTCATCATCTACTACGGCCTTCAGATCCTGATACAGTCGGTGCTCACCTCCTTCGGCTACGAGCAGCGGGTGGAGATCAACGCCTTCGTCGCCGGCATGATCGCGCTCTCGGTGGTCTTTTCGGCCTATTGCGCGGAAGTGCTGCTGTCGGCCTTCCGCGCCATACCGAGGGGCCAGTACGAAGCCGGCTATGCGCTTGGCCTTCATCACGGCCGCACGCTTGGCCTGATCGTGCTGCCACAGTTGGTCCGCATTGCCCTGCCCGGCCTCACGAACCTGTGGATGATCCTGCTCAAGGACACCTCATACGTCTCGATCATCGGCCTTGCCGACATCTTGCGCCAGACCGGCGTTGCCGTCCGAGTCACCAAGCAGGCTTTCTTCTTCTACATCATCGCCTGCGGACTTTACCTCGCGCTTGCGATCATCTCGTCGATCGGCCTCAGCTATATCGAACGCTGGGCCAAGCGCTCCGAGGCCCGCCGATGA
- a CDS encoding glutathione S-transferase family protein, whose protein sequence is MSLVLYGHPLASFCHKVLIALYENGTPFENRTVDLADETSSAELFRFWPVGKMPVLRDEALDSTIPETSIIIEYLDRHYPGPVRLLPDDIDRALRVRLWDRFFDLYVQAPMQKIVTDTLRPQGSKDPHGVEEARNTHATAYGMIEQQLGSNQWIAGDSFTMADCAAAPALFYAETLVPFGDDQPKLRAYYERLLERPSFERVLKEALPYFRFYPYSHQLPERIRSEMPSQ, encoded by the coding sequence ATGTCGCTCGTTCTTTACGGACATCCACTCGCCTCCTTCTGCCACAAGGTGTTGATCGCGCTTTACGAGAACGGCACGCCTTTCGAAAACCGCACCGTCGACCTGGCCGATGAAACATCGAGCGCCGAGCTTTTCCGCTTTTGGCCGGTCGGCAAGATGCCTGTCCTGCGCGACGAGGCGCTGGACAGCACGATCCCCGAGACGAGCATCATCATCGAATATCTCGACCGACACTACCCCGGTCCTGTCCGCCTGTTGCCGGACGATATCGACCGGGCGCTTCGCGTCCGCCTCTGGGACCGCTTCTTCGATCTCTATGTGCAGGCGCCGATGCAAAAGATCGTCACCGATACGCTGCGGCCGCAGGGCAGCAAGGATCCGCATGGCGTGGAAGAGGCACGCAACACGCACGCAACGGCCTACGGCATGATCGAGCAGCAGCTCGGCAGCAACCAATGGATTGCCGGCGACAGCTTCACGATGGCCGATTGCGCTGCCGCACCTGCCCTCTTCTATGCCGAAACGCTCGTTCCCTTCGGTGACGACCAGCCGAAACTGCGGGCCTATTACGAGCGCCTGCTCGAGCGGCCGTCCTTTGAACGGGTATTGAAGGAGGCACTGCCCTACTTCAGGTTCTACCCCTACAGTCACCAGCTCCCCGAGCGCATCCGCAGCGAAATGCCCTCGCAATGA
- the mobB gene encoding molybdopterin-guanine dinucleotide biosynthesis protein B, translating to MTRPLIFGIAGWKNSGKTGLAVRLVEEFTRRGYRISTIKHAHHDFDIDKVGADSYRHRQAGAHEVTIVSGTRYAIMHELRGAPEPGFEEILARLAPCDLVLVEGYKREPIPKIEARRLEAARRDLLAPTDPHICAIAADHPIADATLPVFSLDDTTEIADFIAAKIGLSQAFE from the coding sequence ATGACCAGACCACTGATATTCGGAATCGCCGGCTGGAAGAATTCGGGCAAGACGGGCCTTGCCGTACGACTCGTCGAGGAGTTTACCCGCCGCGGCTACCGCATCTCGACGATCAAGCACGCCCACCACGATTTCGATATCGACAAGGTCGGCGCCGACAGCTACCGCCACCGGCAGGCCGGTGCGCATGAGGTGACGATCGTCTCCGGCACCCGTTACGCCATCATGCATGAATTGCGCGGCGCGCCCGAACCGGGCTTTGAGGAAATCCTTGCACGCCTGGCTCCCTGCGACCTGGTGCTGGTCGAAGGCTACAAGCGCGAACCGATCCCCAAGATCGAAGCCCGCCGCCTGGAAGCGGCCAGACGCGATCTTCTGGCGCCGACCGATCCTCATATCTGCGCCATCGCCGCGGACCATCCTATCGCGGATGCGACCTTGCCGGTCTTCAGTCTCGACGACACGACAGAGATCGCCGACTTTATCGCCGCCAAGATCGGCCTTTCTCAGGCTTTCGAATAA
- a CDS encoding OmpA family protein: MGMKSRLFASAAFPLLSLSLAMSPAHAATAAGVSAVRPVSQVISGSYEVAQDAAPSDEEILKKKRKRPAEQPAEEQQPEAEPQQEAPQAEQEAPRRKQRKPAPQSEQAPEAQQAQPSEEQPRRKKRQASPEQAEPEPEQEQVAPEAAPQQQPAQNRERPRRKQREQQPAQQEVPQQDQAQPQADEPQQQTDEAQPEQQRPRKRQQQATEGEKQQATEGEKQQPAAKPGRKPVKEAQPEQQPAEDKAAVPKESPAPEKTPVPAESPAPEKPPVPAEPDEAQKPAEGGEEPLQQQGEQVPPAAPTGEQPTGDAQPTEQAIPAPEKVTPEELDRRKQIAEDPSKSNETVVLPVENGAAVLDSDKDADRTVGRGGRRERDRLRAAEQQVIAVPKSDADAQLAPEGQRRPPVKFEAVTSEEGRRLDRRPEFMSPEGARVERYEGDDNRTIIQFNNRIVVRSDDERRFLRDGERPLYEQLSRDRYRETIERPEGYRIVTIRNRYGDIIQRSRIDSRGREYVLYYSPELYDDPDRGYFEDPGADLPPMRLAIPVRDYIIDTSSNPDRDYYEFLSEPPVEPVERVYSLNEVKYSARIRDKVRRIDLDTITFATGSAEIPMSQARSLRKVADAMNEVLEKDQSETFLIEGHTDAVGSDESNLVLSDQRAESVANVLTDVYGIPPENLATQGYGERYLKVNVDGPEQENRRVTIRRVTALVRPVASNQ, translated from the coding sequence ATGGGCATGAAATCCAGATTGTTTGCTAGCGCCGCTTTCCCGCTGCTTTCGCTGTCGCTTGCCATGTCGCCGGCCCATGCAGCGACTGCAGCCGGTGTCAGTGCAGTGCGGCCCGTGTCGCAGGTGATCAGCGGAAGCTACGAGGTCGCCCAGGATGCCGCGCCGTCGGATGAAGAGATTCTGAAGAAGAAACGCAAGCGGCCTGCCGAGCAGCCTGCCGAAGAACAGCAGCCTGAAGCAGAACCCCAGCAGGAGGCGCCGCAGGCCGAACAGGAAGCGCCGCGCCGCAAGCAGCGCAAGCCAGCACCTCAATCAGAGCAGGCTCCAGAAGCGCAGCAGGCTCAGCCGAGCGAGGAGCAGCCACGACGCAAGAAGCGCCAAGCCTCACCGGAGCAGGCCGAGCCAGAACCAGAGCAAGAACAGGTAGCGCCTGAGGCTGCACCGCAACAGCAGCCCGCGCAGAATCGCGAGCGGCCGCGCCGCAAGCAGCGCGAGCAGCAGCCCGCACAGCAGGAAGTCCCCCAGCAGGACCAAGCCCAGCCCCAGGCCGACGAGCCGCAACAGCAGACGGATGAAGCCCAGCCCGAGCAACAGCGTCCGCGCAAGCGACAGCAACAAGCAACTGAAGGCGAAAAGCAGCAAGCAACTGAAGGCGAAAAGCAGCAGCCTGCCGCAAAACCCGGCCGAAAACCCGTGAAGGAAGCTCAGCCTGAGCAGCAGCCGGCCGAGGACAAGGCAGCCGTTCCGAAGGAATCACCGGCGCCCGAGAAGACACCTGTGCCCGCAGAATCTCCGGCACCCGAAAAGCCGCCGGTTCCCGCAGAGCCTGACGAGGCGCAAAAGCCTGCCGAAGGTGGCGAAGAGCCGCTGCAACAGCAGGGCGAGCAGGTACCGCCCGCAGCGCCGACCGGCGAACAGCCGACCGGCGATGCGCAGCCGACGGAGCAGGCAATTCCCGCTCCCGAGAAAGTGACGCCCGAAGAGCTCGATCGCCGCAAGCAGATCGCCGAGGATCCGAGCAAGAGCAACGAGACCGTGGTCCTGCCGGTCGAGAACGGTGCCGCCGTACTCGATAGCGACAAGGATGCCGACCGGACCGTCGGTCGGGGCGGACGGCGTGAACGTGATCGCCTGCGCGCTGCAGAGCAGCAGGTCATCGCCGTCCCCAAGTCAGATGCCGATGCACAGCTCGCGCCGGAGGGCCAGCGTCGTCCTCCCGTCAAGTTTGAGGCGGTGACGAGCGAAGAGGGCCGCAGGCTCGACCGCAGGCCTGAGTTCATGAGCCCCGAAGGTGCGCGCGTCGAGCGCTACGAGGGTGACGACAACCGCACCATCATACAGTTCAACAACCGGATTGTGGTGCGCAGCGATGACGAGCGGCGCTTCCTCAGGGACGGCGAACGGCCGCTCTATGAGCAGCTTTCGCGGGATCGTTACCGCGAGACGATCGAGCGCCCCGAGGGCTATCGCATCGTGACCATCCGCAACCGCTATGGCGATATCATCCAACGCTCGCGCATCGACAGTCGCGGCCGCGAATATGTACTCTATTATTCGCCGGAACTTTACGATGATCCCGACCGCGGCTACTTCGAGGATCCTGGCGCAGATTTGCCGCCGATGCGGCTGGCGATTCCGGTGCGCGACTACATCATCGACACAAGCAGCAATCCGGATCGCGACTACTACGAGTTCCTGAGCGAGCCTCCCGTGGAACCCGTCGAGCGCGTCTATTCGCTGAACGAGGTGAAGTACTCGGCCCGTATCCGCGACAAGGTCCGTCGCATCGACCTCGATACGATTACTTTCGCCACGGGCAGTGCCGAGATCCCGATGAGCCAGGCCCGCAGCCTGCGCAAGGTTGCGGATGCGATGAACGAGGTGCTTGAAAAGGATCAGAGCGAGACCTTCCTGATCGAAGGCCACACGGATGCCGTCGGCTCGGATGAGAGCAATCTCGTCCTTTCGGACCAGCGTGCCGAGTCAGTCGCCAACGTGCTGACCGACGTCTATGGTATTCCGCCGGAAAACCTTGCGACGCAGGGTTATGGCGAGCGCTATCTGAAGGTCAACGTGGATGGTCCGGAACAGGAAAACCGCCGCGTGACCATTCGCCGCGTCACGGCTTTGGTGCGCCCGGTCGCATCGAACCAGTAA
- a CDS encoding ABC transporter substrate-binding protein codes for MRISTRFLAAASLAALSLFAGSAMADGEKYVIGTDSTYPPFEFVDASGEIKGFDIDIAKALCAEMKAECTFVSTDWDGIIPALQAKKFDMIVSSMSITPERLKLVDFTNKYYNTPPAVAVPKDSTITDVAGLKGKTIGAQTSTTHANYAEKHLADTELKLYPTADEYKLDISSGRIDAAIDDVVVLSEWIKSEAGACCKILTTLPVDKEINGEGAGIAVRQGDPLKDKLNTAIAAIRASGKYKEIQDKYFDFDVYGE; via the coding sequence ATGCGTATCTCCACCCGCTTTCTCGCAGCTGCTTCACTCGCAGCGCTGTCGCTTTTCGCAGGCTCGGCAATGGCCGACGGCGAGAAGTACGTGATCGGCACCGACTCGACCTACCCGCCCTTCGAATTCGTTGACGCCAGCGGCGAGATCAAGGGCTTCGACATCGACATCGCCAAGGCGCTCTGCGCTGAAATGAAGGCCGAATGCACCTTCGTCAGCACCGACTGGGACGGCATCATTCCGGCGCTGCAGGCCAAGAAGTTCGATATGATCGTTTCATCCATGTCGATCACGCCGGAGCGTCTGAAGCTCGTCGACTTCACCAACAAGTACTACAACACGCCGCCGGCCGTCGCCGTGCCGAAGGACTCGACGATCACCGATGTCGCCGGCCTGAAAGGCAAGACGATCGGCGCACAGACCTCGACGACGCACGCCAACTACGCCGAAAAGCACCTTGCCGACACGGAGCTCAAGCTTTACCCGACCGCCGACGAGTATAAGCTCGACATTTCCAGCGGCCGTATCGACGCCGCCATCGACGACGTCGTCGTTCTCTCCGAATGGATCAAGTCGGAAGCCGGCGCCTGCTGCAAGATCCTGACGACACTTCCCGTCGACAAGGAAATCAACGGCGAAGGCGCTGGCATTGCCGTGCGCCAGGGCGACCCGCTCAAGGACAAGCTGAACACCGCGATCGCAGCGATCCGCGCCAGCGGCAAGTACAAGGAAATTCAGGACAAGTACTTCGACTTCGACGTTTACGGCGAATAA
- a CDS encoding CsbD family protein, with the protein MDWNRVEGNWKQLKGKIKEQWGKLTDDDLDQIAGRREQLEGKIQERYGIGKDRIHREVDDWYERQTWH; encoded by the coding sequence ATGGATTGGAATCGTGTCGAAGGGAACTGGAAGCAGTTGAAGGGCAAGATCAAGGAACAGTGGGGCAAGCTCACTGACGATGATCTCGACCAGATTGCGGGGCGCCGCGAGCAACTTGAAGGCAAGATCCAGGAGCGCTACGGCATTGGCAAGGATCGCATCCATCGTGAGGTCGATGACTGGTACGAGCGCCAGACCTGGCATTGA
- a CDS encoding DMT family transporter, protein MPRSRNTQGAIFMSLAMAGFSSSDALSKSVISYMNAGQIIFIRGVFTSILVYLIARHLGALRSWRIVLKPIIILRVVCEVLAAVSYITALGMMPIANASAILQSLPLVVTFGAALFFGEPVGWRRWSAILVGLLGVMIIIRPGPEGFTPAALLCVASVLVTAGRDLATRSIDPEIPSLMVTVVTAMSVAFFGALLMPALGGWQPVSLTSLSHLLLASVLVLIGYQSVILAMRTGEVSFVAPFRYTSLIFSALLGVFFFSEVPDFWTLCGAAVVIASGLYTFYREAKRRVPPMAQESEPRSPV, encoded by the coding sequence ATGCCGCGGTCTCGAAACACCCAGGGCGCAATCTTCATGAGCCTGGCCATGGCCGGCTTTTCCTCTAGCGACGCCCTCTCCAAGTCGGTCATCAGCTATATGAACGCTGGCCAGATCATCTTCATCCGTGGCGTCTTCACGAGCATTCTCGTCTATCTGATCGCCCGCCATCTGGGGGCACTTCGCTCCTGGCGCATCGTGCTGAAGCCGATCATCATCCTTCGCGTCGTCTGCGAAGTGCTTGCCGCTGTCTCCTACATCACGGCGCTGGGCATGATGCCGATCGCCAACGCCTCGGCCATCCTGCAGTCCCTGCCGCTCGTCGTCACTTTCGGAGCAGCACTCTTCTTCGGCGAGCCGGTCGGCTGGCGGCGCTGGTCGGCGATCCTGGTCGGCCTCCTCGGCGTCATGATCATCATCCGTCCCGGTCCCGAAGGATTCACACCCGCAGCCCTTCTCTGCGTCGCCAGCGTCCTGGTGACGGCAGGGCGCGATCTCGCAACCCGCTCCATAGATCCAGAAATTCCCTCCCTGATGGTGACCGTCGTCACCGCGATGTCGGTCGCCTTCTTCGGCGCGCTCCTCATGCCGGCACTCGGCGGCTGGCAGCCCGTCAGCCTCACTTCGCTTTCGCACCTGCTGCTCGCTTCCGTCCTGGTGCTGATCGGCTACCAATCCGTCATCCTCGCGATGCGCACCGGCGAGGTTTCGTTCGTCGCGCCCTTCCGCTATACGAGCCTGATCTTCTCTGCACTTCTCGGCGTCTTCTTCTTTTCCGAGGTGCCGGATTTCTGGACGCTCTGCGGGGCCGCGGTTGTCATCGCGTCGGGCCTTTATACCTTCTATCGCGAGGCCAAACGGCGCGTGCCGCCGATGGCGCAGGAATCCGAGCCGAGAAGCCCCGTGTGA
- a CDS encoding ArsR/SmtB family transcription factor → MTMEPAVLDRMFHALSDRSRRGMVDRLGRGPASVMELARPLSMKLPTVMKHLNVLESSGLVLSEKAGRVRTYRLQQEALGHLDRWICERNRQS, encoded by the coding sequence ATGACCATGGAACCTGCCGTCCTCGACCGGATGTTTCACGCTTTGTCCGACCGCAGCCGCCGCGGCATGGTCGATCGCCTCGGCCGCGGCCCTGCCTCCGTCATGGAGCTGGCAAGGCCTCTTTCCATGAAGCTGCCGACAGTGATGAAGCATCTGAACGTGCTGGAATCGAGCGGCCTCGTGCTGTCGGAAAAGGCCGGCCGCGTCCGCACCTACCGCCTGCAGCAGGAGGCGCTTGGCCATCTCGATCGCTGGATCTGCGAGCGAAACCGACAAAGCTGA
- a CDS encoding usg protein, translating into MNKDFEKQLQGYGLTTAHILYHLPDHPAILQTYIWQEYDLAPEFPEMRGFLKFWQEKLDGPLHSVRYIHRKLISATEWRALKGEFILH; encoded by the coding sequence ATGAACAAGGACTTCGAAAAGCAGCTTCAGGGATACGGGCTGACGACCGCCCACATCCTCTACCACCTGCCGGATCACCCGGCGATCCTCCAGACCTACATCTGGCAGGAATACGATCTTGCTCCGGAATTTCCCGAAATGCGCGGCTTTCTGAAATTCTGGCAGGAGAAACTGGACGGCCCGCTGCATTCGGTGCGCTACATCCACCGCAAGCTGATTTCGGCGACGGAATGGCGCGCCCTGAAAGGCGAGTTCATCCTGCATTGA
- a CDS encoding DUF2270 domain-containing protein: protein MTTDISKPGLDESARKEATPPLPLTPVEITNTLAHYYRGELGRMTSWRDRIDRTSNWAITVVAALLSLSLSTPTAHHGVLLFGIMLISLLLLIEARRYRFFDIYRARVRQVEKNYFAQILSPEANSARDWGPVVASSLRKPKFLLTYADAVQRRLRRNYSWMYLIMLLAWALKITTPKLQTEGSALAQTHSWTYVIDNAVLGPLPGLVVIALVVAFYLAILYGVLRREPDKGEFIHGEAHV, encoded by the coding sequence ATGACGACCGACATCAGCAAGCCCGGCCTTGACGAGAGCGCCCGGAAGGAGGCGACGCCGCCGCTGCCGCTGACCCCGGTCGAAATCACCAATACCCTGGCGCACTATTATCGCGGCGAACTCGGACGCATGACGAGTTGGCGCGATCGCATCGACCGGACGTCGAACTGGGCGATCACGGTGGTCGCGGCATTGCTCTCACTCTCGCTGTCGACGCCGACTGCCCATCATGGCGTGCTTCTCTTCGGAATAATGCTGATCTCGCTGCTCTTGCTCATCGAGGCGAGGCGCTATCGGTTCTTCGATATCTACCGCGCCCGCGTCCGGCAGGTCGAAAAAAACTATTTCGCGCAGATCCTGTCGCCGGAGGCAAATTCCGCGCGCGATTGGGGTCCGGTGGTCGCAAGCAGCCTGCGCAAGCCGAAGTTCCTGCTGACCTACGCAGACGCCGTCCAGCGGCGGCTGCGGCGCAACTACAGCTGGATGTATCTCATCATGCTGCTTGCCTGGGCGCTGAAAATCACGACGCCGAAACTGCAGACCGAGGGCAGCGCACTGGCACAGACGCATTCCTGGACCTATGTGATCGACAATGCCGTGCTTGGGCCGCTTCCAGGGCTCGTGGTCATTGCCCTCGTGGTGGCCTTCTATCTCGCCATCCTCTATGGCGTGTTACGCCGGGAACCCGACAAAGGCGAGTTCATTCATGGCGAAGCACATGTCTGA
- a CDS encoding methyltransferase, whose amino-acid sequence MAKKIDEEALAEAYNRALRLEKAGDIDAAVKAYEEVLAIDPEDHGGAAVRIASLGRGETPVRAPDAYVETLFDQHAEVFEDVLVEQLSYHVPMLVRQRLQELKLGPFRRMLDLGCGTGLTGGTLRDLCEEMTGIDISENMVEIAHEKDIYETLFVAELEDFLDDNDEDAFDLITATDVLPYLGALEPLFFGAAENLTPGGLFIFSSETLPPTDGRLYAVGPHQRFLHAEAYIRDRLTATGFDLVEMSEINVRMQEGRPSPGHLIIARLAG is encoded by the coding sequence ATGGCGAAGAAGATCGACGAGGAAGCGCTTGCGGAAGCTTATAATCGCGCCCTTCGTCTCGAAAAGGCCGGTGACATCGATGCTGCCGTGAAGGCCTATGAGGAGGTGCTGGCGATCGACCCGGAAGACCACGGCGGTGCCGCCGTCCGCATCGCATCGCTGGGCCGCGGCGAGACGCCGGTCAGGGCGCCGGATGCCTACGTCGAAACCCTTTTCGACCAGCATGCCGAAGTTTTCGAGGACGTTCTTGTCGAGCAGCTCAGCTACCACGTCCCCATGTTGGTCCGCCAGCGCCTGCAGGAACTGAAGCTCGGCCCCTTCAGGCGCATGCTCGACCTCGGCTGCGGCACGGGGCTCACGGGCGGCACGCTGCGCGACCTGTGCGAGGAGATGACGGGCATCGATATTTCCGAAAACATGGTCGAGATCGCCCATGAAAAGGATATATACGAGACCCTCTTCGTCGCCGAGCTCGAGGACTTCCTCGACGACAACGACGAAGACGCCTTCGACCTCATCACAGCGACCGACGTGCTGCCCTATCTCGGCGCCCTGGAGCCGCTCTTTTTCGGCGCCGCTGAAAACCTGACGCCCGGCGGCCTCTTCATCTTCTCATCCGAGACGCTCCCGCCGACCGACGGCCGCCTTTACGCCGTCGGCCCGCACCAGCGCTTTCTGCACGCCGAAGCCTATATCCGCGACCGCCTGACTGCGACCGGCTTCGATCTTGTGGAGATGAGCGAAATCAACGTCCGCATGCAGGAAGGTCGGCCCAGCCCGGGACATCTGATCATTGCACGGTTGGCCGGTTGA